One genomic segment of Hypanus sabinus isolate sHypSab1 unplaced genomic scaffold, sHypSab1.hap1 scaffold_219, whole genome shotgun sequence includes these proteins:
- the LOC132387755 gene encoding zinc finger protein 850-like, with product MAHQRVHTGLRPFTCSQCGKGFTQSSHLHSHKRVHTGEKPFTCSECGKGFTQSSTLQSHQRVHTGERPFTCSECGKGFTRSSQLLAHQQVHTGEWPFTCSECGKGFTKSSSLLVHQRVHTGEKPFSCSVCGKRFIQSSYLQSHQRVHTGEKPFSCSVCGKRFTQSSHLLSHQRVHTGERPFTCSDCGKRFTQSSTLQSHQRVHTGERLFTCSECGKRVTDSSALQRHQRVHTGEKPFTCSECGKRFTDSSTLQKHQRVHTGEKPFTCSECGKRFTQLSNLQRHHRVHTGEKPFTCSVCGKRFTDPSTLLSHQRVHTGEKPFTCSECGKRFTRSSYLQSHQQVHTGEKPFTCTECGKKFTWSSTLQSHQRFHTGEKSFICSDCGKGFTDSSTLQRHQRVHTGEKPFTCSECGKGFTQSSHLLEHKLVHTGEKPFTCAECGKRFAHSSNLHSHQRVHTGEKPFTCSVCGKRFTHSSTLQRHQRVHTGEKPFICSECGKAFTQSSHLLAHQSVHTGERLFTCSDCGKGFTQSSNLQRHQQVHTGEKPFTCSVCGKGFTRLSQLLEHKSVHSGEWPLLFTQSSGLMAHQGVHTGQRLFACSDCGKGFTCSSKLKVHQRVHTCERPFTCSDCGKGFTCSSTLKAHQRVHTGVWPFTCSECGKGFSKSSDLQKHQRVHTGERPFICSDCGKGFSHSSTLHSHQRVHTGERPFTCSECGKGFSHSSTLQRHQRVHTGERPFTCSVCGKGFTQSSKLLAHQSVHTGERPFTCSDCGKGFTLSSNLLRHQRVHTG from the exons atggcacaccagcgtgttcacactgggctgaggccgttcacctgctcacaatgtgggaagggattcactcagtcatcccacctgcacaGTCacaagcgagttcacactggggagaagccattcacctgctcagaatgtgggaagggattcactcagtcatccacactacagagtcatcagcgagttcacactggagagaggccattcacctgctcagagtgtgggaagggattcactcggtcatcccaactactggcacaccagcaagttcacactggggagtggcctttcacctgctcagaatgtgggaaaggattcactaaatcatccagcttactggtacatcagcgagttcacacaggggagaagccattcagctgctcagtctgtggaaagagattcattcagtcatcttacctgcagagtcatcagcgagttcacacaggggagaagccgttcagctgctcagtgtgtgggaagagattcactcagtcatcccacctactgagtcaccagcgagttcacactggggagaggccgttcacctgctcagactgtggtaagagattcactcagtcttccaccctacagagtcatcaacgagttcacactggagagaggctgttcacttgctcagaatgtgggaagagagtcACTGATTCATCtgccctacagagacatcagcgagttcacactggggagaagccgttcacctgctcagaatgtgggaagagattcactgattcatccaccctacagaagcatcagcgagttcatactggggagaagccgttcacctgctcagaatgtgggaagagattcactcaattatccaatctacagagacatcatcgagttcacactggggagaagccgttcacctgctcagtctgtgggaagagattcactgatccatccaccctactgagtcatcagcgagttcacactggggagaagccgttcacctgctcagaatgtgggaagagattcactcggtcatcctacctacagagtcatcaacaagttcacactggagagaagccgttcacctgcacagaatgtgggaagaaattcacttggtcatccacactacagagtcaccagcgatttcacaccggggagaagtcgttcatctgctcagactgtgggaagggattcactgactcttccaccctacagagacatcagcgagttcacactggggagaagccattcacctgctcagaatgtgggaagggattcactcagtcatcccacctactggaacacaagttagttcacactggggagaagccgttcacctgcgcagaatgtgggaagagattcgctCACTCATCCAACCTAcatagtcatcagcgagttcacactggggagaagccattcacctgctcagtatgtgggaagagattcacacactcttccacccttcagagacatcagcgagttcacactggggagaagccattcatttgctcagaatgtgggaaagcattcactcagtcatcccacctactggcgcaccagtcagttcacactggggagaggctgttcacctgctcagactgtgggaagggattcactcagtcatccaacctgcagagacatcagcaagttcacactggggagaagccgttcacctgctcagtctgtgggaaaggattcactcggttatcccaACTACTGGAACACAAGTCAGTTCATagtggggagtggccattgtta ttcactcagtcatctggcctaatggctcaccagggagttcacacCGGGCAGCGGCTGttcgcctgctcagactgtgggaagggattcacttgctcatctaaactgaaggtacatcagcgtgttcacacctgtgagaggccgttcacctgctcagactgtgggaagggattcacttgctcatccacactaaaggcacaccagcgagtacacacaggggtgtggccattcacctgctctgaatgtgggaagggattcagtaagTCATCTGATCTAcaaaaacaccagcgagttcacactggggagaggccgttcatctgctcggactgtgggaagggattcagtcattcatccaccctacacagtcaccaacgagttcacactggggagaggccattcacctgctcagaatgtgggaaaggattcagtcattcatccaccttacagagacatcagcgagttcacactggggagcggccattcacctgctcagtctgtgggaagggattcacacagtcgtCCAAActattggcacaccagtcagttcacactggggagcggccgttcacctgctcagactgtgggaaaggattcacgcTGTCATCTAatctactgagacaccagcgagttcacactgggtag